The proteins below come from a single Pichia kudriavzevii chromosome 2, complete sequence genomic window:
- a CDS encoding uncharacterized protein (PKUD0B01240; similar to Saccharomyces cerevisiae YPR008W (HAA1) and YGL166W (CUP2); ancestral locus Anc_8.106), with the protein MVLINGVKYACERCIRGHRVTTCTHTDQPLMMIKPKGRPSTQCDFCKQQRKIRNSHVKCKCTKKIGSKVIHDKDCPCHLDGQCTCCNKGKKSKKKDEKDKEKEKELGATTKAKRKSSKKSIVESPNIDVEDKPLTTTIQTNTPTARETKSSPIKIEESEMLLNVDTSLPNFSSQNNNITNIYSMSNDDASNGIISPTSTDLKFDNEYIDPDTRNSLMQQWDMSSPPMGNSESLYSLLSDNSYMNNSNNNPTPNNVNANSNTNNNTNNNVNTINNRFSRQIGLDPLQNFRSSKSTPNNQNSDYQSPTSPTLQRGLGEISIPVDEYMGPLNKMNVHFRNFLNTLTDQPQLDNIISPNSISPGQISNGEPNVVQLNTNQSTDSSNGGNNRTNSFYDFTPATPGNGLLDIFENNVPTSKVYQNQNNQPSKVNEPDSLFPLFPLIGPLNTDNDLSQSNVQNLNSKQSNSLNTSTYSVINGGNMTQQANPNQTNKVNQIPTKMLRNTTGSSLTSSTSYQSLHSNYSTNSLTNHHNHHHNHHHQPHHNGSHGHTSNSHFHPYQSSHAHRSSSFLALSPTNSYNSSTDSLAASFADVPQLLTAEDGIQGGFTGEKLANAKTNTTLMDDIYTTKTYTDSHSINAKRLSQNAQQIKNHAQQIKHEMQDDMTNGNLTNEHLDLSIIGSIPNTSTLPTQQNAPQTFQYEDHLIESLLQNDF; encoded by the coding sequence ATGGTTCTCATTAATGGCGTCAAGTATGCCTGTGAGAGGTGCATCAGAGGCCACAGGGTAACTACTTGTACACATACAGACCAGCCTCTAATGATGATCAAACCCAAGGGTAGGCCTTCCACCCAGTGTGACTTCTGCAAACAGCAAAGGAAGATCAGAAACTCCCATGTGAAATGTAAATGCACAAAGAAGATTGGTTCTAAAGTCATCCACGATAAAGACTGTCCTTGTCATCTCGATGGTCAGTGTACCTGTTGTAACAAGGGcaagaaaagcaaaaagaaGGATGAAAAGgacaaggaaaaggaaaaggaattAGGAGCCACGACAAAGGCCAAACGAAAGTCAAGTAAAAAATCTATTGTTGAAAGTCCTAACATTGATGTCGAAGATAAACCTCTAACCACAACCATCCAAACCAATACACCTACTGCAAGGGAAACAAAGTCGAGTCCCATCAAAATCGAGGAATCAGAAATGCTGCTTAACGTTGATACTAGTCTGcccaatttttcatctcaaaataataatattaCAAATATTTATTCAATGTCAAATGATGATGCAAGTAATGGAATCATCTCTCCGACTAGCACCGATTTGAAATTCGATAATGAATATATTGACCCAGATACaagaaattctttgatGCAACAATGGGATATGTCGTCGCCTCCAATGGGGAATTCTGAATCGTTATATTCCTTATTATCTGATAACTCTTATATGAACAATAGTAACAATAACCCGACTCCAAATAATGTTAATGCTAATTCTAAtaccaataataatacAAATAATAACGTCAATACCATCAATAATAGATTTTCAAGACAGATTGGTTTGGACCCCCTACAAAATTTTAGATCATCAAAGTCAACTCCTAATAATCAGAATTCAGATTATCAATCGCCAACTTCGCCAACATTGCAGAGGGGGTTGGGTGAAATATCAATCCctgttgatgaatataTGGGGCCCCTCAATAAAATGAATGTTCATTTCCGTAATTTCCTCAACACCTTGACAGATCAACCCCAATTGGATAACATTATTAGCCCCAATAGTATCAGTCCGGGTCAAATTTCCAATGGTGAGCCTAACGTTGTGCAATTAAATACTAACCAAAGCACAGATTCTTCCAATGGGGGGAATAATAGAACAAACTCCTTTTATGATTTCACACCGGCAACTCCTGGTAACGGATTATtggatatatttgaaaataacgTTCCTACTTCAAAAGTATACCAAAATCAGAATAACCAACCTTCAAAAGTTAATGAACCTGATTCTCTTTTCCCATTGTTCCCATTGATTGGACCCTTGAATACAGATAATGATTTATCACAATCAAATGTCCAAAATTTGAACTCTAAACAATCAAACTCTTTGAATACATCTACTTACTCAGTTATAAATGGCGGTAATATGACCCAACAAGCTAACCCAAACCAAACTAATAAAGTTAACCAAATACCAACTAAGATGTTAAGAAATACAACTGGTTCTTCTTTGACTTCGAGTACCTCTTACCAATCCTTGCATTCCAATTATTCCACTAATTCATTAACGAatcatcataatcatcaCCATaatcatcaccatcaaccTCACCATAATGGTTCTCATGGACATACGAGCAACTCGCATTTTCATCCTTATCAATCCTCTCATGCTCATCGCTCGTCCTCATTTTTGGCGCTCTCTCCAACCAATTCATACAACTCATCCACTGACTCGCTAGCAGCTTCATTTGCGGATGTGCCCCAACTCTTAACTGCCGAAGATGGTATACAAGGTGGATTTACTGGGGAAAAATTAGCTAATGCAAAAACCAATACTACATTGATGGATGACATATATACAACTAAAACATACACTGATTCACATTCTATCAATGCTAAACGACTGTCTCAGAATGCTCAACAGATAAAGAATCATGCCcaacaaataaaacatGAAATGCAGGATGATATGACCAATGGTAACCTCACGAATGAACATTTGGATTTGTCTATAATAGGTTCGATACCAAATACAAGTACCTTGCCTACTCAACAAAACGCTCCGCAGACTTTCCAATACGAAGATCATTTAATTGAGTCTTTATTACAAAACGatttctga
- a CDS encoding uncharacterized protein (PKUD0B01250; similar to Saccharomyces cerevisiae YJL146W (IDS2); ancestral locus Anc_1.204), giving the protein MTIVDGENHPRVWATLITGANYLPGVLTLNYSLVRARSKYPLVALYTDKLDRKSLEALHKDKIATLKIEALEPCIGELHLQIDSRFIDTWTKLYVFKSYQFKRIVHLDSDMLVLQNMDELMEMEMGDFKFASTHACLCNPYRFKHYPPSWNKQACVYTYHDKHMASRFDIPKHMGPSSHLGLSKLNSGILVVEPSVETFDMILDALQDKEKTCNYKFPDQDLLADVFYKKWLSISYIYNCLKTFKNCHSSLWDLSQIKNIHYILSPKPWDVDRNYLDDSGTFEMWWNMNDERLRMSNSPCS; this is encoded by the coding sequence ATGACTATTGTAGATGGGGAGAACCATCCCCGTGTTTGGGCAACACTTATAACAGGAGCCAACTATCTACCTGGGGTGTTGACGCTAAACTACTCTCTTGTGAGGGCAAGGTCCAAGTATCCGTTGGTTGCATTATACACCGACAAGTTAGACAGAAAATCACTTGAGGCGTTACACAAGGACAAGATTGCCACATTGAAAATAGAAGCTTTAGAACCCTGCATTGGGGAACTGCACTTGCAAATTGACTCCAGATTTATAGATACGTGGACAAAGTTATACGTTTTCAAGTCATACCAGTTTAAGAGAATTGTGCATTTGGATTCAGATATGTTGGTGTTACAGAATATGGATGAATTGATGGAGATGGAAATGGGGGATTTCAAATTCGCATCAACACATGCATGTCTATGCAATCCATATAGGTTTAAACACTATCCGCCTAGTTGGAATAAGCAGGCCTGCGTCTATACATACCATGACAAACACATGGCGTCCCGCTTTGATATTCCAAAACACATGGGACCAAGCTCTCACCTTGGattgtcaaaattaaaTTCGGGAATTCTCGTTGTAGAACCATCGGTAGAGACATTTGACATGATACTCGATGCCTTACAGGATAAGGAAAAGACTTGCAATTATAAATTCCCGGACCAAGATTTATTAGCAGATGTTTTCTATAAGAAATGGCTTTCAATATCGTACATTTACAACtgtttgaaaacttttaaaAATTGCCATTCATCTCTATGGGACTTGTcacaaataaaaaacatcCATTATATTCTCTCTCCCAAACCTTGGGATGTTGACCGAAATTATTTAGATGACTCAGGGACTTTTGAAATGTGGTGGAATATGAACGACGAACGTTTACGCATGTCCAATAGTCCCTGTTCTTGA
- a CDS encoding uncharacterized protein (PKUD0B01260; similar to Saccharomyces cerevisiae YMR010W; ancestral locus Anc_7.112), which yields MGYLVISPEYVPYVSTIANFIISFTPLLSYGSTVLSIRKRQSSQGFSIDICGTMLVSSILRIFYYFNDPFEVTLLRQCFVMVFIQTILLRTALKYRSEDAVHFEKYDGHWDSFYNKVLELNKEQIDNTFEKYEIGDQYNNYNIQNIIVGIFVALFRLAYINGVLTVSAAFKLLRDVVSLFDYHYIRPFNYWQWKEPITFWKFLLGFVVCAGIIQITFNGNEYLGICFGSISFLVESSLPLPQILLFQRVQNVENFKIILLLSWLGGDITKISYLLFGTENVGLLFIFAAFFQMSLNFVITYQFFYYKFNPNLNSEHIITHIPLSHAPVNIRPPPRSSTLAYISRPSINETNIIPQSRASSISFSGIIPTNSNVNIVQQNQHYQSHRKSISLIEEDDGIDIAEGVKMNIDYTLEDVNDCDEENEGNNENETLLNTQQQQLPFEKGVDPLVEQVRSRTGTIGHA from the coding sequence ATGGGCTACCTTGTTATCTCACCTGAATATGTCCCCTATGTATCCACTATTGCCAACTTCATTATTTCCTTTACTCCATTGTTATCATATGGGTCTACGGTTTTGAGTATAAGGAAAAGACAATCATCTCAAGGGTTCTCCATAGATATATGTGGGACGATGCTTGTTTCCTCGATATTGAGGATTTTCTACTATTTCAATGATCCGTTTGAGGTTACGTTACTCCGGCAATGTTTTGTAATGGTTTTCATACAAACTATACTACTCAGGACTGCGTTGAAGTATAGAAGTGAGGATGCGgttcattttgaaaaatacgATGGTCACTGGGATTCATTTTATAACAAAGTATTGGAATTGAACAAGGAACAAATTGATAACACGTTTGAGAAGTATGAGATTGGGGATCAATACAATAACTACAATATACAGAATATAATAGTAGGAATTTTTGTCGCATTATTTCGACTTGCTTACATCAATGGAGTACTTACAGTTAGTGCAGCATTTAAGCTCTTGAGAGATGTTGTAAGTTTATTTGATTATCATTACATTAGGCCCTTTAATTACTGGCAATGGAAGGAACCAATAACGTTTTGGAAGTTTTTACTTGGATTCGTAGTTTGTGCAGGTATCATCCAAATCACATTCAATGGGAATGAGTATTTAGGAATTTGCTTTGGATCCATCTCATTTTTAGTTGAGTCATCCTTGCCACTACCACAAATTCTACTATTCCAAAGAGttcaaaatgttgaaaacttcaagattatattattattatcatgGCTAGGCGGCGATATCACAAAGATAAGTTATTTACTATTTGGGACTGAAAATGTAGGCTTGTTGTTTATATTTGCAGCCTTCTTTCAAAtgagtttgaattttgtaATAACATACCAATTTTTCTACTATAAGTTCAATCCCAACCTAAACAGCGAACACATCATAACTCATATACCATTATCACATGCACCTGTAAATATCAGGCCACCTCCCAGGTCAAGCACCTTGGCATATATTAGTAGGCCGAGCATTAACGAGACAAACATTATTCCACAAAGTAGAGCTTCATCTATTTCCTTTAGTGGGATCATACCAACCAATAGCAACGTCAATATTGTTCAGCAGAATCAACATTATCAGTCACATCGAAAGTCGATATCTTTAATTGAGGAGGACGATGGGATCGATATAGCCGAGGGGGTTAAGATGAACATAGACTACACATTAGAAGATGTAAACGATtgtgatgaagaaaatgaggGAAATAATGAAAACGAGACTTTACTTAATAcacaacagcaacagctGCCGTTTGAGAAAGGAGTGGACCCTCTTGTGGAGCAAGTGAGATCAAGAACAGGGACTATTGGACATGCGTAA
- a CDS encoding uncharacterized protein (PKUD0B01270; similar to Saccharomyces cerevisiae YIR021W (MRS1) and YKL011C (CCE1); ancestral locus Anc_2.647), producing MTGLKDLILQEGLKKDFLVRIMRKLGYYHSGLTKGELIDTLVKKIEENDNANGDLVSLDMGLKNMSLARFSNEQGKKPTLIQWFKRDLESGVKVSFHPLKYSHISKEFITTFLIKQGCQTLVFERQRYRTGGSSNVLESTLKTNTIEAMLCMGVSMHNLYHPSKEIQIHSVSPGMMVDYWQSEFSTMLKQEQKKSKEFRVSLTLQMLRDSLSKNKLLPPEIQLASPIMHHRFELSDTILDNLSTGLKDDNIKKEWDHIWKFKSLSRKLWELVYFINRFNISPYTVPLDKYWWGSVKGDDLADSLLHGLAYSEYIKAREDFRKNVKEHGQINSYR from the coding sequence ATGACAGGCCTCAAAGACTTAATCTTACAGGAGGGGTTAAAGAAAGATTTTTTGGTAAGGATAATGAGGAAGTTGGGGTATTATCATAGTGGATTGACAAAGGGTGAATTGATAGACACCTTAGTGAAGAAGATCGAGGAAAATGACAATGCAAATGGAGATTTAGTATCACTGGACATGggattgaaaaatatgtcGCTCGCCCGGTTTTCAAATGAGCAGGGGAAAAAACCCACATTGATTCAATGGTTTAAAAGAGATCTTGAATCGGGTGTGAAAGTATCCTTTCACCCATTAAAATATTCCCATATATCTAAGGAATTCATAACCACATTTTTAATAAAGCAGGGTTGTCAAACTCTAGTTTTTGAAAGACAGCGATACAGAACTGGGGGGTCTTCCAATGTTCTAGAGTCTACTTTAAAAACTAATACTATAGAGGCCATGTTATGTATGGGCGTCTCAATGCATAATCTGTATCACCCATCtaaagaaatacaaatacatTCGGTATCACCTGGGATGATGGTCGATTATTGGCAGTCGGAATTTTCGACGATGCTAAAACAAGAGCAAAAAAAGAGTAAGGAGTTTAGGGTTAGTTTAACACTGCAGATGCTGAGAGATTCATTGTCAAAGAACAAGTTACTTCCTCCAGAAATTCAATTGGCAAGTCCCATTATGCATCATAGATTCGAATTGTCAGATACAATTCTAGATAATCTATCGACTGGATTAAAGGATGACAATATCAAGAAGGAGTGGGACcatatttggaaatttaaATCTCTTAGTAGGAAACTATGGGAACTTGTATACTTTATTAACCGTTTCAACATTTCGCCATATACTGTGCCATTGGATAAATATTGGTGGGGTAGCGTTAAAGGTGATGATCTAGCAGACTCTTTACTGCATGGTCTTGCATATTCCGAGTACATAAAAGCAAGAGAAGATTTCAGAAAAAACGTTAAAGAACATGGTCAAATCAATAGTTATAGGTAA
- a CDS encoding uncharacterized protein (PKUD0B01280; similar to Saccharomyces cerevisiae YHR176W (FMO1); ancestral locus Anc_5.60) — MSAVPRIAIIGAGPIGLGFAKAIAAEPNAKEIFKTIDVFERRPQAGGLWNHTGDKSNVTFSLSESKTNPRALKVTDNDPHLSPMYKYTETNIVKQMMRYKDYPLPENSNTFPNRTEVLNYLVEYQKTVPDFVNFKFNSKVSSLLKNQNNNTWEIKLKDNSDSLVYDKVILAHGHFDTPFVPKTEGLLNWFKNDPTSVSHAKYYNDVDNYKDQKVLIIGNSASGIDISTQLLTVAKSITMSCATEPMFKGIVEDQTEQVDRIVKYDFENNRSVVTASGKVISNIDKILFCTGYLYEIPFLKSYMSGPNAVITDGSNLKHLYKQLFYIPDPSLVLAGIPKSIIPFPFAEAQGQYVARILSGRLQLPSTEEMNADYAREVAERGEGSSFHIMGNLKDAEYCNEMYELVQSTADEGFVASYWDDHMKDLRVKTLELKKQRFHDLIKYANDLRSKGLPFVSLKQDTTTVN, encoded by the coding sequence atgagTGCTGTTCCAAGAATTGCCATCATTGGTGCGGGTCCTATAGGTTTAGGATTTGCCAAGGCTATTGCAGCTGAACCAAACGCCAAggaaatattcaaaaccatCGATGTCTTTGAGAGACGTCCACAAGCAGGTGGTTTGTGGAACCATACCGGTGATAAGTCCAACGTGACTTTTTCCTTATCTGAATCAAAGACTAATCCTAGAGCTTTGAAAGTTACAGATAATGACCCCCATCTATCTCCAATGTACAAGTATACTGAAACCAACATTGTCAAACAGATGATGAGATACAAGGATTATCCATTACCTGAAAACTCAAACACATTCCCAAATAGAACTGAAGTTTTAAACTATTTGGTGGAGTACCAGAAAACAGTACCTGACTTtgttaatttcaaattcaactctaaagtttcatctttgctgaaaaaccaaaataacaatactTGGGAAATCAAGCTAAAGGACAATTCCGACTCTTTAGTATACGATAAAGTTATCCTTGCCCATGGCCATTTTGATACTCCGTTTGTTCCAAAAACCGAAGGACTCTTAAACTGGTTTAAGAATGACCCAACCTCTGTCTCTCACGCCAAGTATTATAATGATGTCGATAACTATAAGGATCAAAAGGTGCTGATAATCGGTAATTCCGCCTCTGGTATTGATATTTCTACTCAGTTGTTAACCGTTGCCAAAAGTATCACAATGTCATGTGCAACTGAACCAATGTTTAAGGGAATTGTCGAAGACCAAACCGAACAAGTCGATCGTATTGTTAAGTacgattttgaaaataataggTCTGTTGTAACAGCATCTGGTAAGGTCatttcaaatattgataaaatccTATTCTGTACTGGTTACCTATATGAAATcccatttttgaaatccTACATGTCTGGTCCAAACGCTGTCATTACTGACGGTTCCAACTTGAAGCATCTCTACAAGCAGCTGTTCTACATTCCAGATCCATCGCTTGTATTGGCGGGTATTCCAAAGTCAATTATTCCATTCCCATTTGCCGAAGCCCAAGGTCAATATGTGGCTAGAATTCTATCGGGTAGACTGCAGCTTCCATCAACTGAAGAGATGAATGCAGACTATGCAAGAGAAGTTGCTGAACGTGGTGAAGGTTCCAGCTTTCACATTATGGGCAACTTAAAAGATGCCGAATACTGCAATGAAATGTATGAATTGGTCCAGAGCACAGCTGATGAAGGCTTTGTTGCATCCTACTGGGATGATCATATGAAGGACCTCAGAGTGAAAACGCTAGAATTAAAGAAGCAAAGATTCCAtgatttgataaaatatgCTAATGATTTAAGATCAAAGGGTTTACCATTTGTCTCCTTAAAACAAGATACAACTACTGTAAATTAA
- a CDS encoding uncharacterized protein (PKUD0B01290; similar to Saccharomyces cerevisiae YIL003W (CFD1); ancestral locus Anc_7.136): protein MNTLEEKPRSLKGVKHIILVLSGKGGVGKSSVTTQLSLTLANEGYKVGVLDIDLTGPSLPRMFGIENSKIHQAENGWVPVHMPVSSEPGCANMKLMSLGFLLTNRGDSIVWRGPKKTGMIRQFFKDVIWGELDYLIIDTPPGTSDEHIAIAEELNKCPELIDGAVIVTTPQLVSVNDVRKEINFCEKAAFKILGVIENMSGFICPHCAECTNIFSKGGGEKLAKELNLEFLGAIPIDPTFVDMIENQGTLKKEKNETLCELYAHSKMSPLFKSVVEQITESD, encoded by the coding sequence ATGAATACACTAGAGGAGAAACCACGTTCATTGAAGGGTGTCAAACACATCATTCTCGTTCTATCGGGAAAAGGAGGTGTTGGAAAATCGTCTGTCACGACACAATTATCTCTCACGTTGGCTAATGAGGGCTATAAGGTTGGTGTTCTGGACATTGACCTAACAGGACCTTCGTTACCGCGTATGTTTGGCATAGAGAATAGCAAGATCCACCAGGCAGAAAATGGATGGGTTCCTGTACATATGCCTGTTAGTTCAGAGCCAGGGTGTGCCAATATGAAGTTGATGTCCTTGGGGTTCTTGCTTACTAATCGAGGCGACTCGATTGTATGGAGAGGCCCCAAGAAGACAGGGATGATACGCCAGTTTTTCAAGGATGTCATTTGGGGGGAATTGGATTATTTGATCATCGATACCCCGCCAGGTACTTCGGACGAACATATTGCAATAGCTGAggaattgaacaaatgTCCCGAGTTAATCGATGGTGCAGTCATTGTGACTACACCTCAGTTGGTTTCTGTTAACGATGttagaaaagaaatcaacttctGTGAAAAGGCTGCATTCAAGATCTTGGGtgtcattgaaaacatgtCTGGATTTATTTGCCCCCATTGTGCCGAATGCaccaatattttttctaaagGAGGAGGCGAAAAACTAGCAAAGGAATTGAACTTGGAGTTTTTAGGTGCCATTCCTATAGACCCTACCTTTGTCGATATGATTGAAAACCAAGGGACGCtaaagaaggagaaaaatgaaaccCTATGTGAATTGTATGCACATTCAAAAATGTCTCCGCTATTCAAATCTGTTGTGGAACAGATTACAGAAAGTGATTAA
- a CDS encoding uncharacterized protein (PKUD0B01295; similar to Saccharomyces cerevisiae YEL005C (VAB2); ancestral locus Anc_7.137), with protein MPKAFPKTKLPPERSFGLSHILSNSESGHDDLQRLNDSVIKTIDLYNKDLTEQLTSLVSVEHELADKLENVKEVYDVVHNIRSEDISDAQILELEDQASDKQTKKKSLGLGMSMFGVNKDENNKFQTFKKIDDTLVELVENSAVQKRRLDEMITRLQRLELSINKRERLFDDKSSNKVHYENLFNYGMKILKKQNRREQTKATTKTSIKSISPSQKSTPKKSQVKSDFASPRSKIPTEKLEQYQEIEKELITKKIEQARNSITINSSSTNTSICNLRGNMISKDVSNPILFMIGRRDPLPACTITDEVITTKPGYGTSSLGNDNCNPSDESVDALVDELKKIVHVD; from the coding sequence ATGCCAAAGGCTTTCCCAAAAACCAAGTTACCCCCGGAGAGGAGTTTTGGACTTTCTCacattctttcaaattcagaAAGTGGACATGATGATCTTCAACGTCTAAATGATTCCGTAATCAAGACAATTGATTTGTATAACAAAGACTTGACAGAACAACTGACGTCCTTAGTCAGCGTTGAACATGAATTGGCAGATAAGCTGGAAAACGTAAAGGAAGTTTATGACGTCGTACATAATATCCGAAGTGAAGATATATCAGATGCTCAGATATTGGAACTTGAGGACCAAGCAAGtgacaaacaaacaaagaagaaatccTTAGGTTTGGGAATGTCTATGTTTGGAGTTAATAAagatgaaaacaataagtttcaaactttcaagaaaattgatgatacccttgttgaacttgttgaaaattCGGCGGTGCAGAAGAGGCGTCTTGATGAAATGATTACAAGGCTTCAAAGGCTTGAGTTAAGTATCAACAAAAGAGAGAGATTGTTTGATGACAAGAGTTCTAACAAAGTACATTATGAAAATCTTTTCAACTACggaatgaaaatattaaagaagcaaaatagGAGGGAACAGACAAAAGCTACAACAAAAACATCTATAAAATCCATCTCTCCTTCGCAGAAATCTACACCAAAGAAATCGCAGGTTAAAAGTGATTTTGCGTCTCCAAGATCTAAGATACCCACTGAAAAACTGGAGCAATATCAAGAAATAGAGAAAGAGCTTATTACGAAAAAGATTGAGCAAGCACGAAACTCTATTACCATAAATTCATCATCGACAAACACGTCTATATGCAATTTAAGAGGAAACATGATTTCTAAGGATGTCAGTAATCCGATACTGTTTATGATTGGCCGAAGAGACCCATTACCTGCATGCACGATCACGGATGAGGTGATTACTACAAAACCTGGTTATGGTACTTCATCACTTGGTAACGATAACTGTAATCCAAGTGATGAGAGTGTGGATGCATTAGTTGACGAATTAAAGAAGATCGTCCATGttgattga